Within Catharus ustulatus isolate bCatUst1 chromosome 5, bCatUst1.pri.v2, whole genome shotgun sequence, the genomic segment CTCAGTATTAATTTCTTACTCCAGCAGATGAGGCTGAAAGTGATGGTGTGCTGAAAATGTTCCACTACAGAGCAAATAATTTGCAAAGTTGGGTCAAAGGCATAGAGAAGCATATCCCTGCAGCCTAGGGTGAGCCTCTCAATTAAGTGTGCTGTACATCATGGAACCCATCAGGTTATTAATTCTCTGATCCATGTCACTTACTAGACATCACACTAAATGACCTAGCAGCCTGCTTTTTAATGTATTAGAGGAGACTTAACAGAGTTAATGGAGGCAAATATGAATCCTCATTTTATTCCTGTTGTCAACAGGGTGAACAGCTTTCTCTGTCAGCAGAGAACTATCAGGAAAGAGCATCATGCAAAATGAATGACTGCTGTTCACAAAAACGCTGGAACACAACTAATTGATTTTGATGTAGCAGGCAGCTACATTTCATTTGCATCCTTTGCATTCAAGATCTTtaataaagcatttttgttAAGAGAAGTAGTACATATGGACAAATGGAATTAAATGCTGGTCTACTTTTCATTAGATTTTTCAGACAAGCATAGTAAAGAAAATTGCTTTACAGCAGAAGGTTACTTACTGacagaaaagctcttttttttcctagtgtaaACAGTATCATTGGTGTAGTCTATTTAAAATAAGCTTCTGCAGTTTTGCatgaatttctgttttccaaaagaagaaaagggggaggtgggggatAAAAGACTGGTATTATGGTAAGATGCTATGTCAGGACTAAAACACCAGGTTTTATTACCTACTGTTTTCCAtgtctctgtcttttttttcctgtgagataTTGACAGTCTTTCTCCACCTTATCAGCTATTTTGcaattgaattaaaaaatgtttgggaTAGTGAAGAACATGTGCCAGAGAAGAGATAAACTACTTAAAATGTCTCCTGTGCACTCTAAGGGCTGCCACTTCAAACAAAGGCAATGTACCAGCTGTAGGTGTTTCCTTGGTTCAGATCAAGTGTGACAGTCACTGTGAATTGAGAACACCTCAGCCTTTCCCACAACCCAGGAGCAGTTATCAGCCCACTGGGGTGGGGTTGACGTAAAGATCCAAACATGACTCTGAGCAATTTAACACTTTTCCCATGTTTTCTACCTTCCCAGTTCTTTCTTACGAGTTCAAAGTGATTGGTACCCACAAAATTGAAGCCTGTTCTGTTATCAGAATAGGATCTAGGTATGTTTTTCAATATACCTGTGATTCTTCAAACTGCTGATTATTCCTTTCTCACATGACTTAAGTGTCAGATTCTCCTACTTCTGCCCTGAAACAGTGATGTGCAGGGTGTAAAATATGAACTGATTCTTTTTGCTAAAACTAGACTATATTCAGTGTAGCATTATTGATGCTACATAGCCTTTAGGTCCAAGTGCCAAACTGTATTTTTGGCTTAATTTCAAGGACAAAGGACAAATTTAAGCTTGGTGTTGAACACTGAAGTGAGCAATCctctctctgctttctcctgtgTCATCTTTTGTACAGCCCTGGTGACCCATAGATCTGGAACATAAATTAACATTTCCTATTGTGCAATGAAAAAGGCAGCTTCCTCCACTGTACCTGTCTGCAGTAGAAAGAAGGTATGCAAATATTAATTCCCTCAGTGTTGTGGGTAGCCATTTCCTCATGCACAGTTCCCCCTTCAAATTAGAGCTTTTTCTCTGAAGCATCTAGTTGCTTTCTGCTCACCAACAAGGTCATAATGAGCAACCATGAAAACAAACTCACAGATAGCATCTGGTCTTCCTTTTGCACAGCTTGTAGATATTCTCTCCTTCTTGAGAGCAGTCACAGTTTAAGGTCAGAACATTCTCCTGAAATGGATTTCAGTACCAACAGTTCCTACAAAATCCTTACAGCTCTCAGATGCTGTTCTAGCCAATACCAACCCTGACAGACCAAcagttttcttctctgaaaaacaGATGCAATCACATAATGCTCTCCACACAGCTAACACTGGAAATACACAGTAGAGTTTGTTCCTCTAGTTCTGTAGTAAAAGAAGCCTTCATCCACATCTTTCATGAGTTGGAACAGTGGTCAAGAGTTAAGCAGGATTGCATTCCTTCTGTTCTCCTACATTTACGCACAAATGTTTGCTTAAATTCCTCTGGCATGTTTACTAAAAAAGAGGCAACGTTTAAGGAAGCTCCCAAAGTCCTTGCCCACAGTGAGTATCTCCCTGATTCACAACTAAATTCCACTCAAGTTTTCTGGGATTACTCACAGAGGATGATACGGCCTATGTGTGCAAAGCTGCATGCAGACTTCCACCTCAGACCTGCTGGTCAGAAATCACCAGCGCTCTTGCAGCAACGAGACTCTTCTGAACAGAGATCGCAGGGAACAACAAGGGTCTGATTCTTATTTCAGACAATGATTTAAAGCTGTGATCCTGTCAGATCTCCTATTTATAAGGCCTCTTCCATCTGCCTCAAGCCCTGAAGAGGctaattctgcatttctctctcaCGCAAAACTCCCACAGAGGTGGCTggaggacagcagcactgagttCCCATCCCAGCTAAGTTACACTGCTCGATATTTCAATacccagccagcaccagcacagctcaaaaaattgaaaatgaaacatcAACTTGTCACTTAAGACTGgcagaaatttttcttcatggtGAAATGAGCAAATGAAGAGTTAAAGATCAGATACTTGTTAAAATCGATATGGCTTAGTAGCAATATTTCGTTTTTCCACAACAGTAGAGAGTGAGTGTTTCAGTTTATCATATCTGATCAAAGAAACAACTCTCAGCACATTTTACACAtatcttctccctttttcttaAGCAAGAGCTGCACAGACTATTTTTCTCCTGTATATGCTATTAGCCAGCTTACAGTTGAAGCACAACCACAGTGGGAGTAGCAGAGCTGAAAACTTTTTATGAAAAGTGAACACCACACAGTATGTTACAAATTCCAGTCTTCAGCTATTACAAGTAATAAGAAaacactgtatttaaaaaaatgtaaatcagCCCCATCTTACTTGAAGCATATTCGGtaattacattaaaaacaatttttatagAAATCCTTTGCATTCACTGATTTAGAGGGAAATGCACTTAAAAGGGGTGTAAATTGCACATCTTTATTAATGAATATTACCTTTTATTTAGCTCAGAAGAAATAAGACCCgttctgaggagaaaaattaaaacacagaagtGCCCTGGCTTTAACTGTTGCTGCTTATAGATATTCAGCATCAGCTTAAAACGtttggaagtaaaaaaaaaaaaaaataaaagaaaaagaaaaaaaaaagaagcattttctttaatgtttatAATGaccacagaatatttttactgCAAAGAACCTACTTTTAAGGCACATCAGTCAttccatatatattttatgCCCACTAAAATCTGACTGGCAATTTCCATAGACTACTTGAATTctacaaggaaaaaataaagtgggGGGAGGACTGTGTTAGAGGCCACAGAGCTCATTTCAAAAGCAGTGAAAGCACTGTGAGCCTGCAGACTGGGAAAGCCCTCCAAGGGAGCAGTGAGTGACCAGAGCAGACTGATTTGGCAGGAATGGGTACCTCTAATGAAGCTATCCAGGAGCTGAGAGGTAGTAGCCAGGTACCATATGTTGCTTTGGTTGCTCTGATGATTATATTGTTTCTTCAGAGTAAACAAACCTGAACTTTATAGCTACATTGTTTCCTACAAATAATACAAGCTTGTTTCAGCTCTTCTTGGTGTAATTTTAATTAGAGTCTCCAttttgcagaagagaaatggCTTGTAGTTTCCTCCTCTCAGTTGCTGTTTTTATCTCTCCTTTATCTCTCAGGTATGCTTTTGTATCGATCCATTTGTTATTTAAACAAAGCTCAAATCTTTTCACACTCTGAGCCTTATTTCAGGAAAGCAACCAATAGGATACAGATTTAGGACTTTGAAAATATCTCAGTTGTTTACTTGGCAAAATCCAGAAAACTTCTAATGCATTTTGTGCAATCATCTAATGCTTACTTCAGCAGAAGTCCCACTTGAATTTGAGTTAAACTGCCTATTGAAGGAACAACCAGAACCTCAGCCACTGACAGTCTCCTTTTCCAGgcttaaacaaaacaaatgcttATTATGAAAAACTGATGAAACAAAGTAACTGCTCTATCCTTTTTCCTTATACTACAGAGATTTCAAGAGGCTACAGACACCTTTCAGACAGAACAGAGGGAGTAAGGAAGGGGATATCAGATGATTCTTCAATATAGATTCAACTCAGCTGTTTTAAGAAGCCTGTTGTATGTGATTAATttcactcttctttttttccaagaacTGTTTGCTGTGGAAAGATGCACTTGAGGCAGATGTCAaatcctgctgcctgtggaagGAGTGATAAACATAGAAAGGAGCAGTATTTTCTCCACAGACAGAATACACACCttgcagcaccacagcagaaGAAGGGATGTAAATCAGCTCACTCTCACACTTGGAATGCATTCAGTGATGAATGTACAGACACCAGTCCCTgtctctcattttcttcattgCAGTTTATGACATTTTATAAACCCATGGGAAATATGGTTTGCTTTAATAACTTTTCAAACTGTTCTCCCCTCTTCTGTCCCTCCTCCCAAGAAAATCCTCTAAAATTATAAACTAGAAATGCAAacagaagaagggaaagaaagcaaCATCAACACTGAAGGTTTAGAACAGCTGCACCTCCTATTGAGATTTGTTCACATACACCGCTGACAGTCTGcaatgtatttttctcattaaaaaataaacataaaggATTTAGTTGCTCTAAGCCTGTAAATACGAAGGATTTAAAGACCTTAGCAGTGGGGCGATTGCTCTTCTTCTGAAAACCTGTATATCAGAATGCCTTCAACTGCCTGTCTGAGAATGAGGAGCACGCATCCAGCCCTGAGATTAGCCtttgaagggaggaaaaaaggggaggaaaagttCCCCTGGGCACAAAGAAGTGGAAACTtgactttttttaaactcaaaaaaTAGCGAGTTCCCCagaatgatgatttttttttcttttttcactgtcTGCTCTAGGACAGCAAGGTCCTTAGGTCACTGATCTGagaaggatggagcaggaatttACTGCCTGGTGATCCAGCAGGAGGAAATGAGCTCATGGGGTATATGTGctctttttcatatttcatgaaaaaaatgcaagactCCCAGCTTTGTCCCACTGACTAATCAAAAACTATGGGAAggtaggaaaaatatttcccatcCACATTCATAGGCAAAGACCCCTCCAAAGGAAAAGAACACCCCATGCTTTGTTTGACTTCATCCCTTGTGCAAAATCATGATTCAGAAGGTTTTAACAGTACAAAGGTTTATTTAGAAAAGAGTTTGGATTgttctttagggtttttttggcaaaCATTAAAATCCTTTCATAACTCAAAACACTGTCAGTGCCTGGTACTTTGCACTCTCCTTTCCCACACAAGCAGTAAAAGCCAATTTCTTACTGGGACGAATCCACCATAGGCCCCAGCTGCCCTATTTATAAGTGCTCAAATCTCCACCATCACTGCCACTTAACCCTTTCCTTCTGAtgtctctttttgttttcccacaaaattccaGAGCCCGTGAGAGCTCACTGCCTCCCAAACTgtgtctcagcctttcctctgtGGGCTCCCCGTGCACTCTGTCAAAGAGGGTTCAAAGACAGTCACtccctccccctttccccctccacactccagcactgctcccccagcaccaTGTCACCGTTCTGTACCGTGGTGAGTGCCCTCAGCCTCCCGacaccatccctgctccccacagcatcACCCTGCTGCACCGAGGGGAGAGCCCTCTTCCTGCTCCCTAAGCCCAAGCCCCGtgttctcttccctccctcctcctccagcattGAGCCTTCTCTTTTAACTCTACTCCTGCTCAAGGCAAATCCATCCCTCCAGCTCAATGCCGGaagttcttcttcttcttcttaaaAAGAATGTGTTTAAAGGACCTGCGGAAGTCCTGGTTGAAGATGGTGTAGATGACTGGGTTGAGGGAGCTATTGCAATACCCAATCCAGAAGAAGAACTTGAAGAGAGTCTCGGGGACCTCACATGCCTCCCGGCAAATACCATAGAGGCTGTAGGTGAAGAAAAAAGGGAACCAGCAAACTACAAAGACCCCCATGACCACAGCCAGCACAAAAGTGAAGCGTTTCTCCCGGGCCTGGGCAACTTTCTTACGGCAGATGCTGCTACGCTTCCGGCGCCGGCGATAGGAGAAGAACTGCATGGAGCGATTGCTCGCACGGGACAGGCGGCTACTGGAGTGCTTGGAGGAGTACGAGTAGGAGAAGGACTGGCTCTTGCTTTTGCGGCGATGCTCCTCCCGGCTCCGCCTCCGCCTGCTCTCTGAggtgctgctctcctccagctcaATGTCCTCCAGCTCAGAGGCTTTGCGCCAGTGGTGCACTGAATAATGTCCGTTCTCTCCCAGCTGCATCCTCAGGGATGTGCAGCCGCCAGCAGCGCGGCTCAAGCCGTTCTCAGTCTGGGAGGACCCCTCTGGCATCGTTCGCTTCTCAGAGAGGGTCCTGGTCCTTAGCTTGGCCACACGGTAGATGCGGATATAGACCAACACCATGATGAGGCAGGGGGCAAAGAAAGAGCCAATGCAAGAAGAAAGGATGTACCATGTCTCGTCATTGAGCTTGCACTGGGGAAAGACATCTCCTTCAGGGTCCCGGTACACGGAGATCAATGGCGGGAAGGAGATGATGGCTGAAATGAGCCACACGGTGAGGATGATGGCCTTGATCCGCCGCGGTGTCCGCTTGAGGTTGTACTCCACCGCCTGTGTGACTGACCAATACCTGTCGAGGCTGATGGCGCACAGGTGGACGATGGACGAGGTACAGAACAGCACGTCCAGCGCCAGGTAAATGTTACACCAAGCCTTGCCGAAGTACCAGTAATTCATAAGCTCGTTGGCTAAGGAGAAAGGCATGACCAGGGTAGCCACCAGGATGTCCGCGCtggccagggacaccaggaAGAGGTTCTGGGGGGCTCTCAGCGCCCGGCTGGTGAGCACAGCTATCACCACCAGCACGTTGCCCACGATGGTGAAGACGATGAGGAAGCCCACCACGGCCGCGAGGCTGGCCACGGCCGCCGGCGAGTAGGGGGAGGGCGGCTGCAGGAGGGCCGAGGAGGACGGCGAGGCGGGGGGCAGCGCCAGGGACTCGTTGGCGGAGCCCAGGCTCGTGTTCACCAACAGCAGCAGATCCATGGTGGGTGTGCGGGGCGCCGGCGTCCTAGAGAGCCCGGCGgagcccccgccccgccccgccgccccgccgccgccgccccgccgccctcATCGCGCCCCGCCGCCGGTcccgcggccgctccgccgccgAGCCGCCCGCgtccccccgcgccgccgccgctcctcAGGGCACGGCCGGGCGGAGCACCCCCGGCGCGGCAGGGAGCGCGGCGGCGCCGCCTCCGCCCGGCCCCCGGCGAGGGGGCAGCGGGGCACGGCTggcccccgccgcccgcccggtCATGCCCGGCTCCGGGCGGCCCGCGGCTCCGGAGAAGAAGCCGCGCGGCCGGCGGGAGTCCCCGGCGGGAGCTGGATCCTCGCAGGGCGCGGGGTCCgaggcggcggcagcggcggcatCAACTCCCATGGAGCGGCTCCCGGCGGCTCCGTCCCACTCTGGCTCCGCGCTCCCAATCGCGGCGTGCCCCGCGCCGCGCGCATGCTCAGTGCCCGCAGGTGcggccgccgcgcccgccccggcgGAGCCCCCGGCGGGTGCAGGAGCGCCCCGAgcgccccgggcccggcccgaCGGCAcccgccccgccgcggccccgggagcaGCGCCCGGCGCGCTGAACCGCGCTCGCTGCCGCTCGGCAGCCGGACAGGTGTTTCTGCCGGGCGCGGCGCGGCTCGGCGGGGGCGCGGCTGCTgccccgggggcggcggggcccggtGCGAtgggggcggcggggcccggtGCGATGGGGCTGGCAGGACCGGTGCGAGGAGCGGCTGTGCCGGCTGCGCTCCCGGAGCGCGGCTCCCCGgttgtgctgcctgcagtgcccGCCTGGCGCGCTGAGGGGCGCCCTTGGCCGGCCGGACCgtgcggggctcggggcgggcggggacgggATCGGGGCTCCTGACCcggggctgccgccgctccTTGTCTTGCTGCCACAGCCACCCGCGCTTTGCCCGTGCAGCACGGCCCCAGCCGCTGCCCGTGCCTCGCCCCTGTGCCCCGCCTGGACCCGAAACGCCGCCACCCGAGGGAGTTCCAGTCTGGGCACTTCACTTCTCGTGCCCGGATCGTTGTCTTTACAGTGCACATCTGTGCGTAGTAAAGGCATGTACACCCAGCGCAGCGTCTCTTTCACTGTGAaacttcagaaataataaaatacttgtTACGATCCACAAGTTGTACAGAGTAGCCCGGGCTTTAGGGAGTCATAAGGGATATTCTGTTCCCAGTCACCTCTGTGGCGCAGCCAGCGCTGCCTCCGCTGTTCTCCCTGCCGAACTTCGTGGATTGGACTATGAAAGCTTGGAAGTGAATATGCTTCGTTCTCATAGGAAGGAAAATTCCTCTGAATATTATGGTCCTATAGAATACCCTTACACAATAGGATACTACTCTCTAAACAATTTACTCTTTGaaggttttgttgggtttggttggttttgttctgttttgtttgttttttttttttttttacctgaagaGTAATTTGCGAACATGTTGTGACTGCATGTTAAAGAGAAAGGACATGGTGTTGAAACTAAGCTCTGTCGGGTAACAAATTCTAATTAAAGACTGAAATGTGGAAGCAGTAATCACATAAACAAAGTGTAGGATATGGaacaaaattaaactgaaatcaGATACCCTCTCAACAGCAACTTGATAAAGAGGACTCTTTAAAAAAGCTTGCAAACCCCCAAGAAGATTAAATGAATGGAAGCCGAGATTTTTAAAGttcaaacaggaagaaaatagtATGGTTTTGACATGAAACCTGAATATTCTCTGAAGCAACTTTCTAATATTTGTGGTCAGTTCCTCATATTTGGAAGTTTCATAATCTGAGAGGGCAAGGTGCAGGAATTTGAAGTCTAAGCTTTGATGTGACTGGGATTAGAGAGAAAGAATCGGTGATCTAACTGGTTCAATATGGGTTTAAAATTTAGTAAATACAAGCTACAAAATCACATGAACATTTGGGATTCAGGATCTGTCAAAAAAGGGAGATATAAAACCTCAAGATATTAAGTTAAATTACTAAGGTAATTGCAAAGTCATGAGCAAAGACATCTTGAAGTTATGTAAACTGGAACTCAAACTTTCAGCTGATTTGGGGATCCAGATAAGAAGAATTGAAGCTTTTCAAAACTTGGCTCAGAATAAGTCAGTACAGAAGTTTCATAACAAAAGAAATGATAAAAACAAATGCATGAGCAATTATTTGGCATTTCTAATGAGAAGATGCCAACTGagatatagaaaaaaaataaactgggaGCAAAATATGCATGTGTTGTTGTGGTTTCTTTAGCACTAAAGTTGTGTTGTGCTGCTGAAACAATTCAGTGTATAACTCCACTGAAGCCAGGGAAATAACATTTGGGTTTTATGTGTAACTGATATCCAGTTTGCCTAAAGAGCCATATGCCACTTCAGCTCATGTATATAGATGTGAATGAAGCGTGGGCATAGACACAAGAAATCTCATGAAAATCTGCTTAGTCTGCTGAGAGGCAAAGGTAGGAGC encodes:
- the LOC116997123 gene encoding alpha-2C adrenergic receptor-like, with product MDLLLLVNTSLGSANESLALPPASPSSSALLQPPSPYSPAAVASLAAVVGFLIVFTIVGNVLVVIAVLTSRALRAPQNLFLVSLASADILVATLVMPFSLANELMNYWYFGKAWCNIYLALDVLFCTSSIVHLCAISLDRYWSVTQAVEYNLKRTPRRIKAIILTVWLISAIISFPPLISVYRDPEGDVFPQCKLNDETWYILSSCIGSFFAPCLIMVLVYIRIYRVAKLRTRTLSEKRTMPEGSSQTENGLSRAAGGCTSLRMQLGENGHYSVHHWRKASELEDIELEESSTSESRRRRSREEHRRKSKSQSFSYSYSSKHSSSRLSRASNRSMQFFSYRRRRKRSSICRKKVAQAREKRFTFVLAVVMGVFVVCWFPFFFTYSLYGICREACEVPETLFKFFFWIGYCNSSLNPVIYTIFNQDFRRSFKHILFKKKKKNFRH